One genomic region from Acidobacteriota bacterium encodes:
- a CDS encoding aromatic ring-hydroxylating dioxygenase subunit alpha, with the protein MTNLKSPAIFNNPECLVEGWYWALRSAELKPKATTGLVFLGRELVVYRAESGQVIAMDAHCPHMGAHLKEGRVEGETLRCLFHYWKFDARGNCIEIPCQERCDFVPVLKTWPVAEKYGLIWIWVGESASQPVPFVPELKHQPCAARLGNRFVKNCHPNVVMINAIDAQHFNSVHNLLVDLDLQPTVVNENCIEFRNTTQIPQSTWMTRFLARFYQKALTYELCYWFGSTGTVTLGPDFLHFHIMFALRPTPDGKTEGQTLLITRERPGMFGVLINFGLLVLTQIVSNYFAKGDTLIFESIRFHFRTPIKADNAIIQFIQHLEQQSATGWGNWGQGR; encoded by the coding sequence ATGACCAATCTGAAGTCACCCGCTATTTTTAACAACCCGGAATGCCTGGTCGAAGGCTGGTACTGGGCGCTCCGCTCAGCGGAACTCAAGCCCAAGGCAACCACGGGACTGGTGTTTTTGGGGCGGGAGTTGGTGGTGTATCGCGCAGAAAGCGGGCAGGTGATCGCGATGGATGCTCACTGTCCGCATATGGGCGCCCACCTCAAGGAAGGAAGAGTTGAAGGTGAGACTTTGCGGTGCCTGTTTCACTACTGGAAATTTGATGCCCGAGGAAACTGCATTGAGATTCCCTGTCAAGAAAGATGCGATTTTGTGCCAGTCTTGAAAACCTGGCCGGTGGCGGAAAAATACGGGTTAATCTGGATTTGGGTCGGTGAATCAGCCAGCCAGCCGGTGCCTTTCGTTCCAGAACTCAAGCACCAACCCTGCGCTGCCCGGCTGGGGAATCGGTTTGTCAAAAACTGTCATCCCAATGTCGTGATGATCAATGCCATTGACGCCCAACATTTCAACTCCGTCCATAACCTACTGGTGGATCTGGATTTGCAACCGACCGTGGTCAATGAAAACTGCATCGAGTTTCGCAACACTACCCAGATTCCCCAAAGCACCTGGATGACCCGTTTTCTGGCCCGCTTTTACCAGAAGGCGCTCACTTATGAATTGTGTTACTGGTTCGGCAGTACTGGGACGGTCACGCTGGGGCCGGATTTTCTGCATTTTCACATTATGTTTGCGCTTCGCCCGACGCCAGATGGCAAAACCGAAGGCCAAACCCTGCTGATTACCCGCGAGCGACCGGGTATGTTTGGGGTGCTGATCAATTTTGGGCTGCTGGTACTTACCCAAATTGTTTCGAATTACTTTGCCAAAGGCGATACCCTGATTTTTGAAAGCATCCGCTTTCACTTTCGCACCCCTATCAAAGCCGACAACGCCATCATCCAGTTCATTCAGCACCTTGAACAGCAATCAGCTACAGGCTGGGGAAACTGGGGACAAGGAAGATGA
- a CDS encoding Dyp-type peroxidase gives MAQGTSPSLELTDIQGNVIRSYSMPLARYFFLAVTDAAKAKTLLKQVIPLVTSAEEWDEKPEYTFNLAFNYNGLAALGVPQDALALFVPEFQKGMKSQAGTLGDTGVSSPSNWEPALAGSNLHIMVALYSKTSDARESQSTQLRNAITESGGLSLIYEQDCAVLTEGREHFGFEDGMSQPSVAGDGLKNMPGQGTPQSDGTWKPLQPGEFVLGYLDEAGEQITAKGPTDLRINGSYLVVRKLKQNVAQFRTFIQQTADQYFGDTSSAMQEQIAAKMIGRWRSGAPLSLAPTKDDPTLAADESRNNDFRFGKDPVGYGCPRGSHIRRCNPRDALDATSTVVRRHRMMRRGIAYGPMLPPGAKDDGLDRGLFFVAAVADIQRQFQFVQQQWVNRGDFADLDMAEKDAIIGNNTNDGQFSIPSEDMPHMVFDLPRFVVTRGGDYFFLPGIKALGQIAGS, from the coding sequence ATGGCACAGGGAACCAGCCCGTCGCTGGAATTAACCGACATTCAAGGCAATGTTATCCGCAGTTATTCGATGCCGCTGGCACGCTATTTCTTTTTGGCCGTCACCGATGCGGCCAAAGCCAAAACCTTACTCAAACAGGTCATTCCACTGGTGACATCTGCCGAAGAGTGGGATGAAAAGCCTGAATACACCTTTAATTTAGCCTTCAATTACAATGGCCTGGCAGCTCTGGGAGTCCCGCAAGATGCCCTGGCGCTGTTTGTTCCCGAGTTCCAAAAAGGCATGAAAAGTCAGGCTGGAACTCTGGGTGATACGGGTGTCAGCAGTCCCTCAAACTGGGAGCCGGCACTGGCGGGATCAAATTTACACATTATGGTGGCGCTCTATTCAAAAACGAGCGACGCCCGCGAATCCCAAAGCACCCAGCTTCGAAATGCCATCACGGAGTCAGGTGGGCTTTCACTCATTTATGAACAGGATTGCGCTGTTTTGACGGAGGGCCGTGAACACTTCGGATTTGAAGACGGCATGAGCCAGCCATCAGTCGCAGGCGATGGATTGAAAAACATGCCCGGCCAGGGAACGCCCCAGTCTGACGGGACCTGGAAGCCGCTTCAACCCGGTGAATTTGTCCTTGGCTACTTGGATGAAGCCGGTGAACAGATTACGGCCAAAGGGCCAACTGATTTGCGCATCAACGGCAGTTATCTGGTGGTTCGCAAGCTCAAGCAAAACGTCGCGCAATTCCGAACCTTTATTCAACAAACCGCCGATCAATACTTTGGGGATACGTCGTCTGCGATGCAGGAGCAAATTGCCGCCAAAATGATTGGCCGCTGGCGAAGTGGCGCTCCGCTATCGCTGGCTCCCACCAAAGATGATCCAACGCTGGCGGCGGATGAGTCACGAAACAATGATTTTCGGTTTGGAAAAGACCCGGTTGGGTACGGATGCCCACGCGGGTCACATATCCGTCGGTGCAATCCCCGTGATGCCCTCGACGCTACCTCAACCGTCGTTCGTCGCCACCGCATGATGCGTCGGGGGATTGCCTATGGCCCCATGCTTCCCCCAGGGGCCAAAGACGACGGCCTGGACCGTGGACTGTTCTTTGTCGCTGCCGTGGCTGACATCCAGCGACAATTTCAGTTTGTCCAGCAACAGTGGGTCAACCGGGGTGATTTTGCCGATCTCGATATGGCGGAAAAAGATGCCATCATTGGCAATAATACTAATGACGGACAATTTTCGATTCCATCGGAAGATATGCCGCACATGGTGTTTGACCTGCCCCGGTTTGTCGTCACTCGTGGCGGCGACTATTTTTTCCTGCCCGGTATCAAGGCCCTGGGCCAGATAGCTGGAAGCTAG